GATGTGGGACGCCATGGAGAAGGCGCACAGCCTGGCCCGCAGCGGTGCGGGCGGTTACGTGGACGCCGGGGACGTTTCGCCGGAGCTGCTGCGCGAGCGCGTGCTCGCCCTGCTCGACGATCCTTCCTACGCCACCGGGGCGCGCCGGGTGCGCGCCGAGATCGTCGGAACGCCGAGCCCGAACGACATCGTGCCCGTGCTGGAGCGGCTGACCGCCGAGCACCGGGCCGGCGGGACGGAGCGGCGCCCGGTGCTCAAGTCGCCTTCCACCAGCGGTGCCTAGCCTCGCCGTATGGAGAACACACAGCGATCCGTGATCGTGACCGGCGGCGGCTCCGGCATCGGACGAGCCGTCGCGCGCGCCTTCGCTGCCCGGGGCGAACGTGTCCTCGTCGTGGGCAGGACTCCCGGTCCGCTGGCAGAAACGGCGGGCGGGCACAAGGACGCGCACACGCTGGCCGTGGACATCACCGACGCCGGGGCGCCGGAGGCGGTCGCCCGGGCGGTGCGCGAGCGGCTCGGCGGCGTGGTCGACGTGCTCGTGAACAATGCCTCCACGGCCGCCTTCGGACACCTGGGCGAGCTGGACCGGACCGCAGTGGAGGCGCAGGTGGCCACGAACCTCGTGGCCCCCGTGCTGCTCACCCAGGCGCTGCTCGGCCCGCTGGAGGCCGCTTCAGGTCTGGTGGTGAACATCGGTTCGGCGGGCGCGCTCGGCCGGCGGGCCTGGCCGGGGAACGCGGTGTACGGGGCGGCCAAGGCGGGCCTGGACCTGCTGACCCGGTCCTGGGCCGTGGAACTCGGTCCCCGCGGCATCCGCGTGGCCGGTGTCGCCCCGGGGGTGGTCGAGACCGGCGCGGGGGTCCGGGCCGGGATGTCCCAGGAGGCGTACGACGACTTCCTGGAGGCCATGGGGCCGCGCGTCCCGCTCGGGCGCGTGGGCCGACCCGAGGACGTCGCGTGGTGGGTGGTGCGGCTCGCCGATCCCGAAGCCGCCTACACCAGCGGTGCCGTCCTGGCCGTGGACGGGGGCCTCTCGGTGACGTGAGGCTCACCGGCCCGGAGCTCGGGCAGGGCGCCCTGCCCGAGCTCGCCGGGGGGCGAACCGCCCTGAACACCGGCCCGAAACGCGGCGGGCCCTGCCCCGAGGAATCGGGGCAGGGCCCGTGCCGGCTCGGGACGCTCGTCTCAGGCGCTGGACTCGGCGTACTGCCTGGCCGCTTCCAGGGTCAGCAGGCTGTTGCGGCCCAGGGCCCCGCGGACGAAGTCCACGGCGTCTGTCTCGGTCGCCCCCGCACCGAGGACGCCGGGGATCGCCGAGCGGGCCACGGACACAGTGTGGGCCGAGGTGACGGCGATCCCGTCCCCGTCGTCGGCGGGACGGACCGACCAGCGGCCGAGATGGAGCGTGAGCAGCGGCGGCGTACGCAGCTGCTTGTAGACGATGACACGCCGTTCGGGGAAGCACACCCGCACCGACGCGGTGGTGTGCACCGAGCCGTCCGCGGTGAGGGTGTCCATCTCCATGTGCTGGAGCCCCGGTTCCTCCTCCTTGACCGCGATCCGCGCGACGTGGGAGAGCCGCTTTTCCCAGAGGTCGCTGCGGCGGAGGAAGT
The genomic region above belongs to Streptomyces marianii and contains:
- a CDS encoding SDR family NAD(P)-dependent oxidoreductase — encoded protein: MENTQRSVIVTGGGSGIGRAVARAFAARGERVLVVGRTPGPLAETAGGHKDAHTLAVDITDAGAPEAVARAVRERLGGVVDVLVNNASTAAFGHLGELDRTAVEAQVATNLVAPVLLTQALLGPLEAASGLVVNIGSAGALGRRAWPGNAVYGAAKAGLDLLTRSWAVELGPRGIRVAGVAPGVVETGAGVRAGMSQEAYDDFLEAMGPRVPLGRVGRPEDVAWWVVRLADPEAAYTSGAVLAVDGGLSVT